A region from the Gossypium hirsutum isolate 1008001.06 chromosome A08, Gossypium_hirsutum_v2.1, whole genome shotgun sequence genome encodes:
- the LOC107895436 gene encoding probable mitochondrial import inner membrane translocase subunit TIM21: protein MQNIRRSIISSRSRWSGSFRSFVESKLYLDDFASAGKRFSAVGNSNFTRQYVTGANNMSKGVLGATGIPLPFRGHCGRDCIVRFQASVPHIENHGSKIISTCFARSFASRTSKQSKETSETRKELSNVEDPFDAPTYNIPDKPVTFTEGASYSLIILVGLGIAAAAGYAVFKELIFQPKEYKIFNQALERIQNESQVRVRIGHPITGYGQETRNRAARQRIPNRIYTDENGVEHVEVNFYIRGPHGAGKVFAEMFKDKTDNKWKYTYLIVQINSPSRAELMLESYLPAAEMRSSTN, encoded by the exons ATGCAGAACATTAGGCGGTCTATAATATCTAGTAGGAGCAGATGGAGTGGTTCCTTCAGATCATTTGTGGAATCTAAGCTTTATTTGGATGATTTTGCATCAGCTGGTAAAAGG TTTTCAGCGGTGGGGAATTCTAATTTTACAAGACAGTATGTGACAGGTGCCAATAATATGTCAAAG GGTGTACTTGGAGCTACTG GCATTCCTCTTCCATTTAGAGGACACTGTGGTAGAGATTGTATAGTTCGCTTTCAAGCATCAGTCCCTCACATAGAAAATCATGGATCGAAGATCATCTCTACTTGCTTTGCTAGATCCTTTGCATCAAGAACCTCAAAGCAATCAAAAGAAACATCTGAG ACTAGAAAAGAATTATCTAATGTTGAGGATCCATTTGATGCTCCTACATATAATATCCCAGACAAGCCTGTGACGTTTACGGAGGGAGCTAGCTACAGTCTGATCATCCTTGTTGGGCTTGGGATTGCAGCTGCTGCAGGATATGCTGTCTTCAAGGAGTTGATATTTCAACCAAAAGA GTATAAGATATTCAACCAAGCTCTAGAAAGAATTCAGAACGAAAGCCAG GTTAGGGTGAGAATTGGACATCCTATTACCGGCTATGGTCAAGAAACTAGAAATCGTGCTGCCCGCCAACGTATTCCAAACAGGATATACACGGACGAAAATGGTGTAGAGCATGTGGAG gTTAATTTCTATATTCGTGGACCCCATGGAGCCGGGAAAGTATTTGCAGAAATGTTCAAAGACAAAACAGACAACAAATGGAAGTATACGTACTTGATAGTTCAGATCAATTCCCCTTCACGGGCAGAACTAATGCTGGAGTCTTATTTACCGGCAGCTGAGATGAGGTCTTCCACAAACTAA